A window of Lytechinus variegatus isolate NC3 chromosome 15, Lvar_3.0, whole genome shotgun sequence contains these coding sequences:
- the LOC121429043 gene encoding uncharacterized protein LOC121429043 has product MNLARRTGINILSTAIVITLDAQSPDDFKIFYGIGKSGFAFGMVAVPLIAQYLKKVYGWRASLLLLGGFMSHLVPFTMLVDTSLERKEEKQSIVNKDDATINMNCQSLRSDESGNESGFTDNDPTGTIREEPKRESLLDLSQVEMIKNSESGHDEQIALQRRRPAKLIEQQSPPKSGAQEIQMGTRCHAIFEKIVHVIIESIFYQDPWLIALIVVVGFFGVIDGAWHAFLLPRAMGRGITASKALSLAYSAGAGCFIGRCVSGVLPSTQYFGQLEWFLSLTLLNCSSLVVDIFILNFNIMIVTSFVTAMCIAELNILQVTLCQERCPSHAFPVALAVGEVIFGISDLLGTSIAGYLADRFADFNASFIFLLVVEICIFVLMVILKLTKHRT; this is encoded by the exons ATGAATCTAGCAAGAC gGACCGGTATCAACATTCTCAGTACTGCGATCGTTATCACACTCGACGCACAATCTCCAGATGATTTCAAGATTTTCTACGGTATTGGCAAATCTGGTTTCGCTTTCGGAATGGTCGCAGTGCCTCTCATCGCTCAATATCTCAAAAAAGTATATGGTTGGCGAGCATCACTATTGCTTTTAGGAGGGTTCATGTCTCATCTCGTTCCGTTCACGATGTTGGTCGATACTAGTTTagagaggaaggaagaaaaacagTCCATAGTGAACAAAGATGACGCGACTATTAACATGAACTGCCAGAGTTTGCGATCTGATGAGTCTGGAAACGAATCTGGGTTTACAGACAACGATCCTACGGGTACCATACGTGAAGAACCAAAGAGAGAGTCATTGTTGGATCTTTCTCAAGTGGAAATGATAAAGAACAGTGAAAGCGGTCATGATGAACAGATAGCTCTTCAGAGGAGAAGGCCAGCGAAGCTAATTGAACAACAGTCTCCACCAAAATCTGGTGCCCAGGAGATTCAGATGGGCACGAGATGCCACGCTATTTTCGAAAAGATTGTACATGTTATCATAGAATCTATCTTTTACCAAGACCCCTGGCTCATTGCCTTGATTGTTGTTGTGGGTTTCTTCGGGGTGATAGATGGTGCTTGGCATGCATTCTTGCTTCCCCGCGCCATGGGTAGAGGTATAACAGCCTCAAAGGCACTTTCCCTTGCTTACTCCGCAGGAGCCGGTTGTTTTATTGGCCGTTGTGTTAGTGGTGTTCTCCCCAGTACTCAGTACTTCGGTCAGCTTGAATGGTTTCTTTCCTTGACCTTGCTAAACTGCTCGTCCCTTGTCGTCGACATCTTCATTCTAAATTTTAACATCATGATAGTGACATCGTTTGTGACAGCCATGTGTATCGCTGAACTTAATATTTTGCAAGTCACCCTGTGTCAAGAAAGATGTCCATCTCATGCCTTTCCTGTTGCCTTAGCAGTTGGAGAAGTCATCTTTGGAATATCAGATCTATTAGGCACGTCAATAGCAG GATATCTTGCTGATAGATTTGCTGACTTCAACGCATCTTTTATCTTCCTGTTGGTCgttgaaatttgcatattcgttCTGATGGTAATTCTAAAACTCACCAAGCATCGGACTTAA